The Dokdonia donghaensis DSW-1 DNA window TAAGGTTCCTGCATCTCATAAGGAAGCACCTATTGTAATGCTAGGTAACTTGCAACCACAAGTGCAACTTAGTGTTATCGAGCAAATGGATGTAAAGCCTAAGCTTGTGATACTAGACACAATGAACTTCTGGATGGATATCGCGCTTGACGAGCTTAAAACTACGCTCAAAAAAGTAGATGTTATTACTATAAATGACGAGGAAGCACGCCAGTTAAGTGGTGAGTACTCTCTTGTGACTGCTGCAAAGAAGATTCACGAGATGGGGCCTAAGTATGTAGTCATTAAGAAGGGTGAGCACGGAGCACTTATTTTTGAAGGTGATAAAATGTTTTTTGCGCCAGCACTGCCACTGTCTGACGTTTTTGACCCTACGGGAGCTGGAGACACCTTTGCAGGAGGATTTGCAGGTTATATTGCACAAGCAGGAGACACTTCTTTTGAAACAATGAAGACGGCTCTTATATATGGATCTTGTCTAGCATCCTTTACTGTAGAAAAATTTGGAACAGAGCGATTACAATCTGTAACCCCAGAAGAAATCAAAGAAAGATTGCATCAGTTTAAACAACTTGTTCAATTTGACATAAACATAAACGACTAAATCCTGCGCTCCAATTTTTTGGAGCGCTTTTGTTTTATAAAGCTATGAGTGACGCTATTAAGCACGAATGTGGTATTGCAGTAATAAGACTAAAAAAACCACTAGAATTTTATAAAGAAAAATACGGTACCGCTTTTTACGGTGTAAACAAGATGTACCTTATGATGGAAAAACAGCACAACCGTGGTCAAGACGGAGCTGGTTTTGCCAGTATAAAACTAGATGTTGCTCCGGGTGAGCGTTACATCTCAAGACAGCGCTCTACGGCACAACAACCCATACAAGATATTTTTGCAGAGATTAATGGGCGTATCAATACCCTTATGACGGCAAATCCAGATAAAAAGGATGACGTAGCCTGGCAAAAAAGTAATGTCCCTTACATAGGTGAGCTACTATTAGGTCACGTGCGCTATGGGACCTTTGGAAAAAACAGTGTAGAGAGTGTACACCCTTTCTTGCGTCAAAACAACTGGATGCACCGTAACCTCATAGTTGCGGGTAATTTTAATATGACTAATGTAAACAAGCTTTTTAACAAGCTCGTTTCACTAGGACAGCACCCTAAGGAGCAAGCAGACACTATCACAGTGATGGAAAAGATAGGTCACTTTCTTGATGACGAGGTAGCAAAACTATATAAGAAACTTAAAAAGGAAGGTTTTAATAAACAGCAAGCCTCACCACAAATTGCAGAACGTCTTAAGGTTGCAAAAATCTTGCGTCGTGCCTCAAAAGATTGGGATGGCGGTTATGCAATGGCGGGACTTCTAGGTCACGGAGATGCATTTGTACTAAGAGATCCAGCAGGTATACGCCCAGCCTATTATTTTGAAAATGATGAGGTGGCCGTAGTAGCAAGTGAGCGCCCAGTTATACAAACAGCTTTTAACGTTCCTTTTGAGGAGGTAAAAGAGCTAGACCCAGGTGCAGCAGTTATTGTAAAGAAAAACGGAACACTTACTGTAGAGCAAATTTTAGAACCGCTTACGCGAAAAGCTTGTTCCTTTGAACGTATCTATTTCTCAAGAGGCTCTGATGCCGAAATATATAAAGAGCGTAAAATGCTAGGTCGTTTATTAATGCCACGTGTACTCGAAAGCATTAATCACGACACAAAAAACTCTGTATTCTCTTTTATACCTAACACTGCCGAAACATCATTTTATGGGATGGTAGAAGCAGCGCAAGATGAGCTCAATAGACAAAAAGGACAAAAAATTCTCGCCGCAAAGGGAGACCTTACAGAAGCACAGCTCACAGAGATTTTATCACAGCGACTGCGTACCGAGAAGATAGCTATAAAAGATGCAAAGCTTCGTACGTTTATTACAGAAGATAGTAGTCGTGATGATCTAGTTGCTCACGTTTATGATGTCACCTACGGGGTAATAAAGCCAGAAGACAAGCTAGTAATTATAGACGATAGTATCGTGCGAGGTACAACTCTTAAAAAGAGTATTATCAAAATGATGGCTCGTTTAAATCCAGCCAAAATCATTGTAGTATCAAGCGCCCCTCAGATTAGATATCCAGATTGTTATGGTATAGATATGGCGAGACTTGAAGATTTTATAGCATTTAGGGCTGCTATAGCTTTACTTAAAGACAATGGTAAGGAGGATCTTATAGATGAAGTATATAAACAATGTAAAGAACAAGTAGATCTTAAAGATAAGCACGTTAAGAACTATGTAAAGCGTATTTACGAACCATTTACACAGCGTGAGGTTTCTCAAAAAATAGCAGAGCTTCTCACAGATGACACTGTAAAAACCGAAGTAGAAATTATCTATCAAACGGTAGAGAGTCTACACAAAGCGTGTCCAGAAAACCTAGGAGACTGGTATTTTACCGGAGACTATCCTACTAACGGAGGACACCGCGTAGTTAATAGAGCTTTTATAAACTTTGTAGAAGGAAATAAAGAAAGAGCCTATTAATGAGCTTCTTAAGAAAACCTTAAATTATTAAAAAACTGTGTATTTCGTCTAAAAATTGAGTTTTTTATCTAAAAATTAAGTAATACTTAAAAAATGACACCTATATTAGCAAAGCCATAACATAAGTAGGTTAAGTTAATGGTAGATTTGGGGCAAAAAAAGGTGGATCTTTCCGCCTTTTTTTATGTGCTAATTTCACGCAAACTATGCAGTCAATTTCTTATTAGAAAAAATTCTGACTATGCCCCTTGACATACTTGCTTGAGAGTAGTATCAATGTCTCAAGAATAAAAAAAGGACCACTCAATGAGTGGTCCTTTTTTTAAAGTATTAATAAGCTACCGCTTATTTGTTTTGAGCATATAGAGCGCTTACTTTTTCCCAGTTTATTACATTAAAAAATGCATTTACATAATCTGGACGTCTGTTTTGATAATTAAGGTAGTATGCGTGCTCCCATACATCAAGTCCTAAGATAGGAGTTCCTCCACAACCTACTTTAGGCATAAGTGGGTTATCTTGATTAGGTGTTGAGCAAACCTCAACTTTTCCACCTTCGTGCACACATAGCCAAGCCCATCCTGAACCAAACTGTCCTCCTGCTGCAGATGAGAACTTGTCTTTAAAAGACTCAAAGTTTCCGTAAGCCGCGTTTATAGCCTCTGCAAGTTCACCCGTAGGCTCTCCTCCACCGTCTGGAGACATAACTTCCCAAAAAAGTCTGTGGTTATAAAAACCTCCACCATTGTTACGTACAGCAGTGTTAGACATATCTAGGTTAATAAGTATATTTTCTATAGTCTTACCTTCAAGGTCTGTTCCCTCTATGGCATTGTTAAGTTTATTAGTATATCCAGCGTGGTGCTTGCCGTGGTGGATCTCCATAGTCTTTGCATCTATGTTAGGCTCTAGAGCATCTTTTGCATACGGTAATTCTGGTAAGGTAAATGACATTTCTCTTTCGTTTTTGGTTAAACTTCAATTCTGATTTTAACAAAGTTACATAAAGTAAGGTATTCTTTATGTTATAGAATTCTTATAAATAGGTGTACGCTTTCGCGAAAGCGTAATAAAACATAACAAATTAACGCAACCGTTTAGAAATTAAAGGTCTTATAATTATAGACATTCATTTTAGGGGTATTATAGGTGTCTATATAATTATTAGGTTGAGGTTTGACAAAGCCACCCATAAAGGTGGCTTTTTGCTATCTTAGTGCTATGACCGAAAAGAATACATTTATTGTGCTCAATGCCTCTGCAGGATCTGGTAAAACATATAGTCTTGTAAAGCAATACATCACTACGCTTCTTAAAAGTAAGGATCCTAATAAGTTTAGACATTTACTTGCAATCACTTTTACAAACAAGGCAGTTGCCGAGATGAAAAACAGAGTGCTAGAAACTCTTAAAGCCATAGGTGATTATAAGCAGGGTGATAAACCAGATATGCTAGATGATCTGGCTAGCGCTAGTAACTTACCGGTAGATGATGTGGTGCATAAATCAAAGGAGATTCTCAATAGAATTTTACATAATTATGCTGCTTTTGATATTGTTACGATTGATACACTTACGCATAGAATTATACGCACCTTTGCAAAAGATCTTAATATCTCTAGCAGTTTTGAAGTGTCCCTAGATCAAAAAACGCTCAGCGCACAAGCTGTAGATGCTCTTGTTGCAAAAGTGGGTGTAGATGATACCATTACTAAGGTGCTCGTAGATTTTGCTCTTGAAAAAGCAGATGATGATAAAAGCTGGGATATAAGTAGAGATTTACTAGAAATTGCCACGCTATTACATAATGAAAATGATCTCAAGGCGCTAGAACTTCTTAAAAGCAAATCATTATCAGACTTTGATGAGCTTGCTACATTTCTTAACACTCAAATTAAGTCTCTGGCTAGTAAACAGCAAGAAACGGGTAAAAGCCTTTTAGACTTTATACACACATTAGGTCTAGATCAAAAAAGTTTTGCCAGCGGCTATTACTATAAGTTTATAGTACAAGTAGCTAGTGGCACAAAAGGTCTAAAATATTCTGGTTCTGGTTATAAAGACAATATCGAGGAGTATGCATTTTACACAAAGGGACAAAAAGATGATATAAAATCTATAATAGATGCAAATAGAAATCGCTTTGTAGACGACTTTTTAAAACTAAAATCTCTTGCCTCGAAGCAAAAGAAGTATGAGGCTTTTCGCTCTAAGCTTATACCACTTTCTGTTTTACACCTTATTAAAAAGGAGCTCGACCTTATTAAGGAAGAAGAAAATGTATTGCTTATATCAGATTTTAATGCCCTTATTTCAAAATCGCTTAAAGATCAACCTGCTGCATTTTTATATGAGCGGCTCGGTGAGCGATATACAAATTACTTTATAGATGAGTTTCAAGATACCTCTGTGATGCAGTGGGACAATCTCGTCCCACTTATAGATAATACGATAAGTAGCGCCTCTAGTGATGAAGTAAGCAATTCTTTATTACTCGTAGGTGATCCAAAACAAGCAAT harbors:
- a CDS encoding PfkB family carbohydrate kinase, with protein sequence MSKLVIVGSCAFDAIETPFGKTDKIIGGASPYIGLAAAQFDNVDPAIVAVVGDDFPQEYLDFLAERGINTDGIEVVKGGKTFFWSGKYHNDMNSRDTLATELNVLADFSPKVPASHKEAPIVMLGNLQPQVQLSVIEQMDVKPKLVILDTMNFWMDIALDELKTTLKKVDVITINDEEARQLSGEYSLVTAAKKIHEMGPKYVVIKKGEHGALIFEGDKMFFAPALPLSDVFDPTGAGDTFAGGFAGYIAQAGDTSFETMKTALIYGSCLASFTVEKFGTERLQSVTPEEIKERLHQFKQLVQFDININD
- a CDS encoding amidophosphoribosyltransferase; the encoded protein is MSDAIKHECGIAVIRLKKPLEFYKEKYGTAFYGVNKMYLMMEKQHNRGQDGAGFASIKLDVAPGERYISRQRSTAQQPIQDIFAEINGRINTLMTANPDKKDDVAWQKSNVPYIGELLLGHVRYGTFGKNSVESVHPFLRQNNWMHRNLIVAGNFNMTNVNKLFNKLVSLGQHPKEQADTITVMEKIGHFLDDEVAKLYKKLKKEGFNKQQASPQIAERLKVAKILRRASKDWDGGYAMAGLLGHGDAFVLRDPAGIRPAYYFENDEVAVVASERPVIQTAFNVPFEEVKELDPGAAVIVKKNGTLTVEQILEPLTRKACSFERIYFSRGSDAEIYKERKMLGRLLMPRVLESINHDTKNSVFSFIPNTAETSFYGMVEAAQDELNRQKGQKILAAKGDLTEAQLTEILSQRLRTEKIAIKDAKLRTFITEDSSRDDLVAHVYDVTYGVIKPEDKLVIIDDSIVRGTTLKKSIIKMMARLNPAKIIVVSSAPQIRYPDCYGIDMARLEDFIAFRAAIALLKDNGKEDLIDEVYKQCKEQVDLKDKHVKNYVKRIYEPFTQREVSQKIAELLTDDTVKTEVEIIYQTVESLHKACPENLGDWYFTGDYPTNGGHRVVNRAFINFVEGNKERAY
- a CDS encoding superoxide dismutase; the encoded protein is MSFTLPELPYAKDALEPNIDAKTMEIHHGKHHAGYTNKLNNAIEGTDLEGKTIENILINLDMSNTAVRNNGGGFYNHRLFWEVMSPDGGGEPTGELAEAINAAYGNFESFKDKFSSAAGGQFGSGWAWLCVHEGGKVEVCSTPNQDNPLMPKVGCGGTPILGLDVWEHAYYLNYQNRRPDYVNAFFNVINWEKVSALYAQNK